From Pseudonocardia autotrophica, one genomic window encodes:
- a CDS encoding class I adenylate-forming enzyme family protein codes for MTAPTPAVSTPATLLRKVAVTYAGRTAVTCGDRELSYAALAERCNRLANALSGSGIAMGDRVAMLGDNCLESLEQIVGTGIGGFVRCSLHAHDAPARHRYLIGMTGSRVLVVQDHYYDALVDELDELNELELVVVLGDLPATRGRIPVVGYEEWLAAASAEPPGTLLPGDHPNVIRFTSGTTGFPKGIVISVAGTMAMGNELALVLPRFDTDDRYLAAGPLTHAASMFIYSLLAVGATTIVLPRFDPAGFLRIVEQERVTATLLVPTMIQMVAEHPDAATRDVSSLRAVMYGAAPISTTTLSSALRLWGNIMYQLYGQSEVVPMSVLAPRHHHVEGTEVQRRRLGSAGLPTPNSYFRIVDDRGAELPTGEIGEIEASAPCVLAGIWQNDEAAAERITPDGWIRTRDMGYVDEDGFLFLADRKEDLINSGGFNIWPAEIEQALTDHPAVDDAAVVGVAHPKWGETPQAAVVLRAGHTATEDELVEWTRERVGSYKKVTGVLVVDELPRTPLGKLLRSQVRERHFGSAGIGRA; via the coding sequence ATGACGGCACCGACGCCCGCGGTGAGTACTCCCGCCACGCTGCTGCGCAAGGTCGCGGTGACCTACGCCGGGCGGACCGCCGTGACCTGCGGTGACCGGGAGCTGTCCTACGCGGCACTCGCCGAGCGGTGCAACCGGCTGGCGAACGCGCTGAGCGGCAGCGGGATCGCGATGGGCGACCGGGTCGCGATGCTCGGGGACAACTGCCTGGAGTCCCTGGAGCAGATCGTGGGGACCGGTATCGGCGGGTTCGTGCGCTGTTCGCTGCACGCGCACGACGCACCGGCCCGGCACCGCTACCTGATCGGGATGACCGGGTCGCGGGTACTCGTGGTGCAGGACCACTACTACGACGCCCTGGTCGACGAGCTGGACGAGCTGAACGAGCTGGAGCTGGTCGTCGTCCTCGGTGATCTGCCGGCGACCCGGGGGCGGATCCCGGTGGTCGGCTACGAGGAGTGGCTCGCGGCCGCCTCTGCCGAACCTCCCGGAACGCTGCTCCCCGGGGATCACCCGAACGTCATCCGGTTCACCTCGGGGACCACAGGGTTCCCCAAGGGCATCGTCATCTCGGTGGCCGGGACGATGGCGATGGGCAACGAGCTCGCGCTCGTGCTGCCCCGCTTCGACACCGACGATCGCTATCTCGCCGCGGGCCCGCTCACCCATGCCGCGAGCATGTTCATCTACTCGCTGCTCGCGGTGGGCGCCACCACGATCGTGCTGCCGCGCTTCGATCCGGCCGGGTTCCTGCGGATCGTCGAGCAGGAGCGGGTCACCGCGACCCTGCTCGTCCCCACGATGATCCAGATGGTGGCCGAGCACCCGGACGCCGCGACCCGGGACGTGTCCAGCCTGCGCGCCGTCATGTACGGGGCCGCGCCGATCTCGACCACGACGTTGTCGTCGGCGCTGCGGCTGTGGGGAAACATCATGTATCAGCTCTACGGGCAGAGCGAGGTGGTGCCGATGTCGGTGCTCGCTCCGCGGCACCACCACGTCGAGGGCACCGAGGTGCAGCGGCGCCGGCTCGGCTCGGCGGGGCTCCCCACTCCCAACTCGTACTTCCGGATCGTCGACGACCGGGGTGCGGAGCTGCCGACCGGAGAGATCGGTGAGATCGAGGCATCCGCCCCCTGTGTCCTGGCCGGGATCTGGCAGAACGACGAGGCCGCCGCCGAGCGGATCACCCCCGACGGCTGGATCCGTACGCGGGACATGGGTTATGTCGACGAGGACGGGTTCCTCTTCCTCGCCGACCGCAAGGAAGACCTGATCAACTCCGGGGGCTTCAACATCTGGCCGGCCGAGATCGAACAGGCGCTCACCGATCATCCCGCGGTCGATGACGCGGCCGTCGTCGGTGTCGCGCATCCGAAGTGGGGCGAGACGCCGCAGGCCGCCGTCGTACTGCGGGCGGGCCACACCGCGACCGAGGACGAGCTCGTCGAGTGGACCCGCGAGCGGGTCGGCTCGTACAAGAAGGTCACCGGTGTGCTCGTCGTGGACGAGTTGCCGCGCACGCCGCTGGGCAAGCTGCTGCGCAGCCAGGTCCGGGAGCGCCACTTCGGTTCCGCCGGCATCGGTCGTGCCTGA
- a CDS encoding SMP-30/gluconolactonase/LRE family protein — protein sequence MSRTFQTVVDGGDYFEGVRWHEGRWYASDAFRGVVCAFTPDGTREDLMQVDALCSGLGWLPDGSLLVVSMKDRTLLRRAPDGTVSTHADLASVSPHWINDMTVDRLGRAWVGTIGFAIVDGADPEPGALFRVDPDGTVSVAADGLWCPNGVVVTADGGTLIVAESFAARLTAFTIGADGALGDRRVLARFGAAPEPAGAAEMLGAAELAPDGLAIDADDHVWAADAVGRRCVRVSPDGETVEEVAHPRGTNVYSCALGGRDGRTLALAAADGFFEAAQGVTGTAELVTTAVEVPARR from the coding sequence GTGAGCAGAACTTTCCAGACCGTCGTCGACGGCGGCGACTACTTCGAGGGCGTCCGGTGGCACGAGGGGCGCTGGTACGCCTCGGACGCGTTCCGCGGTGTGGTGTGCGCGTTCACCCCGGACGGGACGCGGGAGGACCTGATGCAGGTCGACGCCCTGTGCTCCGGGCTCGGATGGCTGCCGGACGGCTCGCTGCTGGTGGTGTCCATGAAGGACCGGACCCTGCTGCGGCGCGCACCGGACGGGACGGTGTCCACCCATGCCGACCTGGCGTCGGTGTCCCCGCACTGGATCAACGACATGACCGTCGATCGGTTGGGGAGGGCCTGGGTCGGCACCATCGGGTTCGCGATCGTCGACGGGGCCGATCCCGAGCCGGGTGCTCTGTTCCGGGTGGATCCGGACGGCACGGTGTCGGTTGCGGCGGACGGGCTGTGGTGCCCGAACGGTGTGGTGGTGACCGCCGACGGTGGCACCCTGATCGTCGCGGAGAGCTTCGCCGCCCGGTTGACCGCGTTCACGATCGGCGCCGACGGTGCACTGGGCGATCGTCGCGTGCTGGCCCGGTTCGGCGCGGCCCCCGAGCCGGCCGGCGCCGCCGAGATGCTGGGGGCCGCGGAACTCGCACCGGACGGGCTCGCGATCGACGCCGACGACCACGTCTGGGCGGCGGACGCGGTGGGGAGGCGCTGCGTGCGGGTCTCGCCGGACGGCGAGACCGTCGAGGAGGTGGCGCACCCGCGGGGCACCAACGTCTACAGCTGCGCGCTGGGCGGGCGCGACGGGCGGACACTGGCACTCGCCGCGGCCGACGGGTTCTTCGAGGCCGCGCAGGGGGTGACGGGTACCGCCGAGCTGGTCACGACCGCGGTCGAGGTGCCCGCCCGGCGATGA
- a CDS encoding acyl-CoA dehydrogenase family protein yields the protein MIPTEEMPEHRREFVESLRGFAQRECGTREQRRALTDDDRITHSPELFAKLAGLGWIGCAIPEGYGGGGGRIGDACLLVEEMAYGKVPLFGLGVSLVSSTVVERFGTESQKKDILGGVCRGEVLATAISEPGTGSDAGSMICRAERRGDRYVINGQKTWISCAHIASRILVLCRTGSGGDKHDGITMLDVPADSPGLEIRPIATLGGDEVNDVYLTDVEVGADRVIGTEGGAWHQIMRCLNTDRLMCGSMFLGHARRAFDDALDYVREREQFGRPIGSFQAIRHRIADLATELECCRLLVRDAARKLDLEPDRQVPREASMIKLKVTETAKRIAIEGMQLMGGAGYTLEYDMARHLRQSIVSTVYAGTSEIQREIIGRSYGL from the coding sequence ATGATCCCGACGGAGGAGATGCCGGAGCATCGGCGTGAGTTCGTGGAGTCGCTGCGCGGGTTCGCCCAGCGGGAGTGCGGGACGCGCGAGCAACGCCGTGCGCTGACCGACGACGACCGCATCACCCACAGCCCGGAACTGTTCGCGAAGCTGGCCGGCCTCGGATGGATCGGGTGTGCGATCCCGGAGGGCTACGGCGGCGGGGGCGGCCGGATCGGCGACGCCTGCCTGCTGGTGGAGGAGATGGCCTACGGGAAGGTGCCGCTGTTCGGGCTCGGTGTCTCGCTGGTGAGCAGCACCGTGGTGGAGCGGTTCGGCACCGAGTCGCAGAAGAAGGACATCCTGGGTGGTGTCTGCCGGGGCGAGGTGCTGGCCACGGCCATCAGCGAGCCGGGGACCGGGTCGGACGCGGGATCGATGATCTGCCGCGCCGAGCGGCGCGGGGACCGGTACGTGATCAACGGGCAGAAGACCTGGATCTCCTGTGCGCACATCGCGTCCCGGATCCTGGTGCTCTGCCGGACCGGCTCCGGCGGGGACAAGCACGACGGGATCACCATGCTCGACGTCCCGGCGGACAGCCCCGGCCTGGAGATCCGGCCGATCGCGACGCTGGGCGGCGACGAGGTCAACGACGTCTATCTGACCGACGTCGAGGTCGGCGCGGACCGGGTGATCGGGACCGAGGGCGGCGCGTGGCACCAGATCATGCGGTGCCTGAACACCGACCGGCTGATGTGCGGGTCGATGTTCCTCGGGCACGCCCGGCGGGCCTTCGACGACGCGCTGGACTACGTCCGCGAGCGTGAGCAGTTCGGCCGGCCGATCGGCAGCTTCCAGGCGATCCGGCACCGGATCGCCGATCTCGCGACCGAGCTGGAGTGCTGTCGCCTGCTGGTCCGCGACGCCGCCCGCAAGCTCGACCTCGAACCCGACCGGCAGGTCCCCCGCGAGGCTTCGATGATCAAGCTGAAGGTCACCGAGACCGCCAAGCGGATCGCGATCGAGGGCATGCAGCTGATGGGCGGGGCCGGCTACACGCTCGAGTACGACATGGCGCGGCACCTCCGGCAGTCGATCGTGTCGACCGTCTACGCCGGAACCAGTGAGATCCAGCGGGAGATCATCGGCCGCTCGTACGGCCTCTGA
- a CDS encoding SDR family NAD(P)-dependent oxidoreductase → MSGRMDGRVALVTGGAYGIGAAIAARFAAEGAEVVVADIDGAEAAEGDGVACRLRCDVSVADDVAAAVAVAEDRFGGLDIMVNNAGLGSACDLVDLDDEQWARVIGVSLTGTFHGIRHAAPAIARRGGGAILNVSSLAAGRALPGMGAYSAAKAGVEALTRTAAVELRGSGIRVNAVVPGLIRTAAARAGGAALARGLGVDDLQDYLDQRQGRWGEPEEVAEVAVHLAGDGASFTSGLLYTIDNGGSAS, encoded by the coding sequence ATGTCGGGACGGATGGACGGCCGGGTCGCACTCGTCACCGGTGGTGCCTACGGCATCGGGGCGGCGATCGCAGCACGGTTCGCGGCCGAGGGTGCCGAGGTGGTGGTCGCCGACATCGACGGTGCCGAGGCCGCCGAAGGGGACGGCGTCGCCTGCCGGCTCCGCTGTGACGTCTCGGTCGCCGACGACGTCGCCGCCGCGGTCGCCGTGGCCGAGGACCGGTTCGGTGGGCTGGACATCATGGTCAACAACGCCGGGCTCGGCTCCGCGTGCGATCTGGTCGATCTCGACGACGAGCAGTGGGCCCGGGTCATCGGGGTCAGCCTCACCGGCACGTTCCACGGGATCCGGCACGCCGCTCCGGCGATCGCCAGGAGGGGTGGCGGCGCGATCCTGAACGTGTCCTCGCTGGCGGCCGGGCGTGCGTTGCCGGGGATGGGTGCGTACTCGGCGGCGAAGGCCGGCGTCGAGGCGCTGACCCGGACGGCGGCGGTCGAGCTGCGTGGCTCCGGTATCCGGGTCAACGCGGTCGTGCCCGGCCTGATCCGGACCGCGGCCGCGCGTGCGGGCGGCGCGGCCCTCGCCCGCGGGCTCGGCGTCGACGACCTGCAGGACTACCTGGACCAGCGGCAGGGCCGGTGGGGGGAACCCGAGGAGGTCGCGGAGGTGGCCGTGCATCTGGCGGGGGACGGTGCCTCCTTCACGTCGGGCCTGCTCTACACGATCGACAACGGCGGCAGCGCGTCCTGA
- a CDS encoding SMP-30/gluconolactonase/LRE family protein translates to MSRRGNTRRAMTVAAVAALGVATVVATAQAAPGQAAERDWLDIEVFAEIPAPGHPEGITVADDGTVFVGTQQHVSEPHTGPSKIFAFDQSGELRREYVIEGQDPRHGAGIVGMAQDGDGVVYALDRYPQRVIALDPATGEQSDYATFTQVKSLCVQASALTLVTQCAIPDGLNFGPDGSLYVTDVAQALIWRIPPGGGEAEVWFSDPRIESVFGANGIEFVDENTIMFAQSLTGPLDGVPPRPDTSRLYTIGIEPDGSAGELELFWESRPADGIDGFAIAESGNVYAALAFANAVVVVSPDGREIARNPANPVENLALDVPMDDPASVAFSGDRVLVTNHTLFIGNPASWVVYDVHAGEPGRAQFRPQVR, encoded by the coding sequence GTGAGCCGGCGTGGGAACACGCGCCGGGCGATGACCGTGGCGGCGGTGGCGGCACTCGGGGTGGCGACGGTGGTCGCGACGGCGCAGGCCGCGCCCGGCCAGGCGGCCGAGCGGGACTGGCTCGACATCGAGGTGTTCGCCGAGATCCCGGCACCGGGACATCCGGAGGGGATCACGGTGGCCGACGACGGGACGGTGTTCGTCGGGACCCAGCAGCACGTCAGTGAGCCGCACACCGGACCGTCGAAGATCTTCGCGTTCGATCAGTCCGGTGAGCTCCGCCGGGAGTACGTGATCGAGGGGCAGGACCCGCGGCACGGCGCCGGAATCGTCGGCATGGCCCAGGACGGCGACGGCGTCGTCTATGCACTCGACCGGTACCCCCAGCGGGTGATCGCACTCGATCCGGCGACCGGGGAGCAGTCGGACTACGCGACGTTCACCCAGGTCAAGAGCCTCTGTGTGCAGGCGAGCGCGCTCACCCTGGTGACCCAGTGCGCGATCCCGGACGGACTCAACTTCGGGCCGGACGGCTCGCTCTACGTCACCGATGTCGCGCAGGCCCTGATCTGGCGGATCCCGCCGGGCGGTGGCGAGGCCGAGGTGTGGTTCTCCGACCCGCGGATCGAGAGCGTGTTCGGCGCCAACGGGATCGAGTTCGTCGACGAGAACACGATCATGTTCGCGCAGTCGCTGACCGGTCCGCTGGACGGTGTTCCGCCGCGCCCGGACACCAGTCGCCTCTACACGATCGGGATCGAGCCCGACGGCAGCGCGGGTGAGCTCGAGCTGTTCTGGGAGAGCAGGCCGGCGGACGGCATCGACGGTTTCGCGATCGCCGAGTCCGGCAACGTCTACGCCGCGCTGGCCTTCGCCAACGCCGTCGTCGTGGTCTCCCCGGACGGGCGGGAGATCGCCCGCAACCCGGCGAACCCGGTGGAGAACCTGGCGCTGGACGTGCCGATGGACGATCCGGCGAGCGTCGCCTTCTCCGGCGACCGGGTGCTGGTCACCAACCACACCCTGTTCATCGGCAACCCCGCCTCGTGGGTCGTCTACGACGTCCACGCCGGGGAACCGGGCCGGGCCCAGTTCCGTCCGCAGGTCCGCTGA